One genomic segment of Clostridium estertheticum subsp. estertheticum includes these proteins:
- the spoIIIAC gene encoding stage III sporulation protein AC, which yields MLDVSLLFKIGAIGILIIIIDKILKSGGKDDIAVVANLAGVIIILMMVINLVNKLFTSVKTLFQF from the coding sequence GTGTTAGATGTTAGTTTACTGTTTAAAATAGGGGCAATAGGTATTCTCATTATTATTATTGATAAGATTTTAAAAAGTGGTGGCAAGGATGATATCGCTGTAGTTGCGAATTTAGCTGGAGTAATAATAATTCTTATGATGGTGATAAATTTAGTAAATAAACTGTTTACTTCTGTAAAAACTTTGTTTCAGTTTTAG
- the spoIIIAB gene encoding stage III sporulation protein SpoIIIAB, with translation MIKIVGCLVILVASTMAGFIYSERLKYRVFQLNEIQRAVYQLQNEITYVHALLPDAFKSIAGKSKEPINELFNKTSELLTNNEYENVYEAMNSAINLTKNKLYINSDDINVILDLSKTLGESDIQGQNSMFLLTIANLKKQITISEEYMNKNIKMYRCLGFSFGAMIVIVLI, from the coding sequence ATGATTAAAATAGTTGGGTGTCTTGTAATCTTAGTTGCGTCAACTATGGCTGGATTTATATACAGCGAAAGGTTAAAATATAGGGTTTTTCAACTAAATGAAATTCAAAGAGCTGTTTATCAACTTCAAAATGAGATAACTTATGTACATGCTCTTTTGCCAGATGCTTTTAAAAGTATAGCAGGGAAAAGTAAAGAACCGATAAATGAACTATTTAATAAAACAAGTGAATTGTTAACTAACAACGAATACGAGAATGTATATGAAGCTATGAATAGTGCAATAAACCTAACAAAAAATAAATTATATATAAATTCTGATGATATAAATGTTATTTTGGATTTATCAAAAACACTTGGAGAATCTGATATTCAAGGTCAAAACAGTATGTTTCTGCTTACTATAGCGAATTTAAAAAAACAAATTACGATATCTGAAGAATATATGAATAAGAATATAAAAATGTATAGATGTTTAGGCTTTTCTTTTGGGGCAATGATTGTAATAGTACTAATATAG
- the spoIIIAA gene encoding stage III sporulation protein AA codes for MLGTKDLFEILPKTIRNILEKVDNVQQLEEIRVKVNKPLFIHIGSKEKVWEYIATPEDLKYIMQRISNYSIYAFEDEIRQGYITIKGGHRVGLCGICVIENNSIKTIKDISSINIRACKEIIGCADKVMPYIINNNSVYNTIIISPPKCGKTTLIRDISRQISNGYKDMSFRGKNVSIIDERSEIAGSFKGIPQMDVGVRTDVLDNCPKSQGIMMAIRSMSPDVIVCDEIGTKNDMESILMALNSGISLITTIHGFGIEDLYKRLVFKDIVDNYVFTRGIVLSNKKGIGTIERIYDFTKGIDVWRS; via the coding sequence ATGTTAGGTACAAAAGATTTATTTGAAATACTACCTAAAACTATTAGAAATATTCTTGAAAAAGTTGATAATGTGCAACAACTTGAAGAGATTAGAGTAAAGGTGAACAAGCCTTTGTTTATTCACATTGGCAGTAAAGAAAAAGTCTGGGAATATATTGCGACTCCAGAAGATTTAAAATACATAATGCAGAGGATAAGCAATTACTCCATATATGCCTTTGAAGACGAGATACGGCAAGGGTATATAACTATAAAAGGCGGACACAGAGTTGGATTATGTGGGATTTGTGTAATTGAAAATAATAGCATTAAAACCATTAAAGACATTTCGTCTATAAATATACGAGCATGTAAAGAAATTATTGGATGTGCGGACAAAGTTATGCCATATATTATTAATAATAATTCAGTATACAATACAATAATTATATCTCCTCCTAAATGTGGCAAGACAACTCTAATAAGAGATATTTCGAGGCAGATATCCAATGGTTATAAAGATATGAGTTTTAGAGGGAAGAACGTCTCTATAATTGATGAGCGCTCCGAGATAGCTGGTTCTTTTAAGGGAATACCACAAATGGACGTTGGAGTGCGTACTGATGTACTAGATAATTGCCCTAAGAGTCAAGGAATTATGATGGCGATTAGAAGTATGTCACCTGATGTGATAGTTTGTGATGAAATTGGTACTAAAAATGATATGGAAAGCATTTTAATGGCATTAAATTCTGGAATTAGTTTAATTACAACTATTCATGGTTTTGGAATTGAAGATTTGTATAAAAGATTAGTTTTCAAGGATATTGTTGATAATTACGTATTTACCAGGGGGATAGTGCTTAGTAATAAAAAAGGAATTGGAACAATAGAACGTATCTATGATTTTACTAAGGGCATAGATGTATGGAGGTCGTAA